The Synergistaceae bacterium sequence CCGCGGTTTTGATTGGCGCGCTGACGATTCAGGGACTTCAGCCGGGACCGTTGCTTTTTACGCGAAATCCCGAAATTCCTTATTCGATCATTGCCGCTTTTCTCCTGGGCGCGCCTCTGATGACGGGGTTGGGAATTTTTTGCGCCAGATTTTTCGCGAAGGTCACGCTGGTTCCCCGTGAAATCGTGGCTTTTTCCGTGCTGGGCGTTTGTATTTTGGGTACGTTTGCTCTCGATAACAGCATGTTTTATGTGTGGGTCATGTTCGCCTTTGGCATTGTAGGATATTTTATGAAAAAATGCGGATATCCTGCAGCTCCGATGGTATTGGCAATGGTTCTGGGGCAAATGGCGGAATACAATCTGCGTTTGGCCTTACTTATGGGAAAAGGGAGTTTCATGATTTTTCTCAGACGCCCTATTTGCCTGATTGTGCTGATTTTAACTCTGTTTTCACTCGCCTGGCCTTTATGGAGAAAATACAAAATGAAACGATATCAGGTCGAAAGGACCGCTAAGAATGGATAAACAAAAAGAAACGGAGAAAACGCCCTGGGCGGAACATGGTTTTTGCCTGCTCCATCTGGGAGTCAACTGCGCAAACCCGGAACAATCGAAAGAAATGGCGCAAAAGATGGCTTTTTTGTTCGGTTTTGAACTTCGGGAACGACCAAACTCCAGCTTTGCCGGAACAGGTTTTGAATTCATGAAACAGCCTGATTTAGGTGAAAAAGGACATATCGCCATAGGGACTTATGACGTCGCCCGGGCAGCCAGGTTTCTGGAGGCAAAAGGCATCCATACCCTTCCCGGTACGGAACGGTACGAGGAGGACGGGACTCTGCGGCGGGTTTATCTTGATCTTGATGTGATGGGTTTTGCCGTTCATCTGAGAAAAATGTGACGACACAATACCAGAGGACAGAGAATCTCAATTCTGCCAGAGGAGGGGGCGACATGAAAGAAGACAGTTCCAAAGCGGGCGGCAGGGAAGAAAACCCCTCGCCGGAAGAGCAGGGAGAACGCGTTCTGCGCGAGGCCTCTGCTGAAAATCGCTATCGCACCGACATGGAACCTTTTTGGAAATACTCGGTTCTCACGCTATCCTGTATTTTCGTTTTATATCACATCATTACGTCCCGTTTCGGAATGCCTCTGATGTTCAAGCACCGCGCCATCCACCTGGGAGTCATTCTCTGTCTGACCTGGCTTTATTACCCGGCTTCGAAAAGGTCGATCCAAAGGCGTCCCAGCGTTCTTGACATGATTCTGATCGCCGCGTCCGCCGCCGTGTCTCTCTACACCGTGTTCAACGTGGACAGCTTCGCCCTTCGGGGCGGAGTCGCCCTGCCCCGGGACTACGTGTTCGGCGCTGTGGCCATTGTGCTGGTGCTGGAAGCCTGTCGGCGCGTGGCCGGCAAGGGATTGCTCATTCTGGCCGTCGTCTTTCTGCTGTACGCCTGGCTGGGGCGTTATGTACCGGGAGTCCTCTCCCACCGGGGCTACTCGATTCAGCGGATCATCTACCAGATGTACCTGACCACCGAGGGCATATACGGTCTGCCCATCGGCATCGCCTCCACCTACCTCGTCCTTTTTATCGTTTTTTCGTCCATGCTGGAAAAGAGCGGTCTGGGTACGCTTTTCAACGATGTGGCCCTGGCCTGGGGCGGACGTCACGTGGGAGGACCGGCAAAAGTCGCGGTCATCGGCAGCG is a genomic window containing:
- a CDS encoding VOC family protein → MDKQKETEKTPWAEHGFCLLHLGVNCANPEQSKEMAQKMAFLFGFELRERPNSSFAGTGFEFMKQPDLGEKGHIAIGTYDVARAARFLEAKGIHTLPGTERYEEDGTLRRVYLDLDVMGFAVHLRKM